The sequence GGTCCTTGGACTTGAGGAATTATACCTGATTTGTATCCTAGAGGAAAAATACGAAGACCTGCAAAGAGGAACAGCAAACATGGACTGGTCTATCAAGGATACTCAAGAAAGTGAAAGCTGTCAGGCAAACCAAACCAGGCCACAAGCGTGTATTAAGGGCTTGCTTAAAAATAGGtcttctcggggtgcctgggtggctcagtgggttaagccgctgccttcggctcaggtcatgatcccagggtcctgggatcgagtcccgcatcgggcgctctgctgagcggagagcctgctttcctctctctctctctctctctgcctgcctctctgcctacgtgtgatctttgtctgtcaaataaataaataaaacctttaaaaaaataataggtcttctcggggggcacctgggttaaagcctctgccctcggttcagttcttgatcccagggtcctgggatcgagcctcatatcgggctctctgctccgcaagcagcctgtttcctcctctctctctgcctgtctctctgcctacttgtgatctctgtctgtcaaataaataaataaaatcttttaaaaaataaaataaaaagtatttatttattttcaggggcagctgagtggctcagttggttaagcgtctgcctttagctcaggttctGTTCCCAGGCTCCAAGGATGAGTTCTACGCCCAGCtgcacatcagactccctgcccaacagggagcctgcttctccctctccctctgcctgcccctccccctaactgtgctctcatgctctctctctgtctctctgtcaaataaataaaataaaatcttttttaaaaaagtcttctcAGGGGCTCCTGCCTGGCTCAATAGGTGAAGCATGTGGCTCTTGGTCTCCGATAGTGAGTCTGaatcccatgctgggtgtagaaattactcaaaaataaaatctttttttaaaaaaagcttcttggggtgcctgggtggctcagtgggttaaggcctctgccttcggctcgggtcgtggttcCAGGATCCTAAAatcaagccctgagctgggctctctgctcggtggggaggctgcttcctcctctctctgcctgcttctctgactgcttgtgatctctgtctgtcaaataaataaataaaatctttaaaaaaaaaaaagtcttctcatCGGCAGAAGAGTTTATTCATTGTTTCATCTGAGTCTCATGGCCACTCCATAGAAATTATTCCCCTCCCCCTATCCaactgtgttgttttttttttttaagatttaatttatttatttacttacttatttacttacatagggagaggaggagcagagggagagggacaagcagactccccgctgagcccagagctgaggggggctccatcccaggacggggagatcatgacctgagccaaaatcaagagttggaggcttaactgactgagccagccaggcgccctctAGTTGTTTTAAACAGTTGAAGAATTGAGGCTAGAGCAAGATAAGAGATTGCACAAAGTCACACCATTCTGGATGGCGATCAGAAGTGcaagttgggggcgcctgggtggctcagtggattaagcggctgcctttggctcaggtcatgatctcagtgtcctgggattgagccccgcatcgggctctctgctcagcagggagcctgcttccctctctgtctctgcctgcctctctgcctacttgtgatctctctctctgtcaaataaaataaataaaatctttaaaaaaaaaaaaagtgcaagttGAACCCGAGCTTTGTTTTATGCAAATTCTGCGTCCCTTTCTGCTATAGAAAAGAAATTGATCAGGGAAGATGTCCAGAGGAGGAAGTGCTTGAACTGCGCCAGTGGCAGGCTGCCAGGTGTAGAAGGGTGACAGCGCCCTCTGGGCAAAGGCACAAGGATGCAACACAACACGAtcacttaagaaaacaaaacaaggttcTTAGAATGAGAGGTCCTTGTGGACAAGGAGGTCCAACTCCTAGAATGGGGCCTGGGGCTCAGCAGGCCCCCGGGGAACTGCTTGAAGGAATGAACTTCTGGACCGCAGGTTCTCTGTGGGATAGTAcctggaggggaggctgggaaattAGGCCGGGGTCAGAAGATGGTGGGGCTTGTATACGTGATGGAAGgctagaagaagaggaagaggaggaaggcaggggagcCGGGTACATGTGCAGAGAAGACGTGAAGAGAGAATCAGCTGGAAGGTGGTTTCAAGAGACAAGGGGAAGGCCAGAAGTAAACCAggctcaggagaagggaagggaagaatcgAGAAACATGCAGGAGTCAAGGTACCTAGTGACCCTCCGAAGGGAAGGGGGGACGTGTCCACGTCTGCAGGCTGAAAGACAGGAGCAGTGGAGGGATGGAGGATGGTGCCTTTGGAGGGAACAAGTGTGGGTGGTGGATACCCCAGTCCCAGGTAGGCTGCGACCTCAGCAGTCCCTCTTAGGTTGCGTGCCAGAGAGGGAGGGGCCTCCCGGACCGGAGAAGGCATCAGCAACCTGCCAGAACCGGGTTAACAAAGGCAGGACTACAATTCCCAGCATGCTCCGGCCCGGTGGGGTGACGGCGGGCGGTGGCTGCGCCGCACCCGCCTGGTGGGCGCGGGACCGGGGTCGCCACCCGAGCCTGTAATTCCGGAGGGGTCTGCGGGGGTGCGAGCGGGCGATGCACCCTTGTCCCCCGCGCGCGGGCCGCGCCGGGCTCGCGCCTCCCGCCCCGCAGCCCCGCCCCTTGCCCCACCCCAGCCGGGCGGCTTAGCTGGGGCCGCAGCGCGGCGGCAACATCACTCTCGCCGCCGCTGCTCCGCCCCATccccttctgtttttctctctcattctccggTGGCAGCGGCGGGGAAGGTggaggcaggggcagcagcagccgCGCGGGCTGCAATGAATGATCCCCCAGCGCGGGGGGAGGACTCCAGGTGAGCCTCTGCCCTCGGGAGGGCCGGGACCCCCGGCCGCCCAGGACCGGCAGCCCCCGCCATGGATCcctagaagaggaggaggaggaggaggaggaggaggagaagacagcTTCGCCGCCCACCCCCAtcccattttcctcttcctttatcTCATTGTTGCCGTAGCTGTTTACGGCAgcgctccctctgccccagcatgGGGCGGGCTCCGGGCACTGCCATTCGGCCGGCGCGGCTCCCGCGGCTGCCGGGGGATTCTGCCTAATTCCCCCTGCCCGGCCCGTGCAGTGAGGACCGGAGAGCGGTGGAGGCCCGGACTGCAGCAGCGGCGGGGCCACCTCCCAGCATCCCCACCCTAGGAGGCTGCATGCGGATTGAAGAGCGGCgcctgggggctgggctggcccCGCTGATCCCAACCTAGGGAGGCCAGCAGGACCGCCCAGGCTGCGGAGGGGCCCTGGGGAGCAGGAAGGACAGAGCATCAAGATGGCCAGTAAAACCAAGGCCAGCGAGGCCCTGAAGGTGGTGGCCCGGTGCCGCCCCCTCAGCCGGAAGGAGGAGGCTGCTGGTCACGAGCAGATCCTGACCATGGACGTGAAACTGGGCCAGGTGACCCTACGGAACCCCCGCGCTGCCCCAGGGGAACTGCCCAAGTCCTTCACCTTTGATGCCGTGTATGATGCCAGCTCCAAGCAGGCAGACTTATATGATGAAACCGTGAGGCCCCTGGTAGACTCGGTACTTCAGGGTTTCAATGGCACGGTGTTTGCCTATGGCCAGACGGGCACCGGCAAGACCTACACCATGCAGGGGACCTGGGTGGAGCCCGAGCTGCGGGGGGTCATCCCCAATGCCTTTGAGCATATCTTCACCCACATCTCTCGCTCCCAGAACCAGCAGTACCTGGTTCGGGCCTCCTACCTGGAGATCTACCAGGAGGAGATCCGGGACCTGCTCTCTAAAGAGCCTGGCAAGAGGCTAGAACTGAAGGAGAACCCGGAGACCGGTGTCTACATCAAGGACCTCTCCTCCTTCGTCACCAAGAACGTCAAGGAGATCGAGCACGTGATGAACCTGGGGAACCAGACCCGGGCGGTGGGCAGCACACACATGAATGAGGTCAGCTCCCGCTCCCACGCCATCTTCGTCATCACTGTGGAGTGCAGCGAGCGGGGCTCAGATGGCCAGGACCACATCCGTGTGGGCAAGCTCAACCTGGTGGACCTGGCTGGCAGTGAGAGGCAGAACAAGACAGGCCCCAATGCCGCCGGAGGGACGGCCACACAGTCCACGGGTAGCGGCAGCGGTGGAGGTGGGGGTAGTGgcagcggtggtggtggtggtggtggtggtggtggtggagagaggCCTAAGGAAGCCTCCAAAATCAACCTCTCGCTGTCTGCCCTGGGCAACGTGATCGCTGCTCTGGCTGGCAACAGGAGCACCCACATCCCCTACCGGGACTCCAAACTGACCCGGCTGCTCCAAGACTCTCTGGGGGGGAACGCCAAGACCATCATGGTGGCCACTCTGGGGCCGGCTTCTCACAGCTACGACGAGAGCCTCTCCACCCTGCGCTTTGCCAACAGGGCCAAGAACATCAAGAACAAGCCCCGGGTGAACGAGGACCCCAAGGACACGCTGCTGCGGGAATTCCAGGAGGAGATCGCCCGCCTGAAGGCCCAGCTGGAGAAGAAGGGGATGCTGGGAAAGCGGCTCCGGAGGAAGAGCAGCCGCAGGAAGAAGGCCGTGTCGGCCCCAGCTGGGTACCCCGAGGGGCCGGCGATAGAGGCCTGGGTGGCCGAAGAGGAggatgacaacaacaacaaccaccgcCCACCCCAGCCCATCCTGGAGTCAGCCTTGGATAAGAACATGGAGAATTACCTGCAGGAGCAGAAGGAGcgcctggaggaggagaaggcggCCATCCAGGATGACCGCAGCCTGGTGAGCGAGGAGAAGCAGAAGCTgctggaggaaaaggagaagatgcTGGAAGACCTAAGGCGGGAGCAGCAGGCCACGGAGCTGCTCGCGGCCAAGTACAAGGTAAGGGCCCCAGACAGCAGCGGGACTCCAGAGGTGCCCAAAGGGATCTGGGCTGACAGGCTTTTCTTTGCGGGTCTTTGATCCTACCTGAAGCAAGGTGTCCTCCCTCAGCACAGCACGCTTGCCTTCCTGCCCGATACTCCCCTGGAGCAGCCAGGGAAATAAATCCCCACAATTCTGGGCTGCCGGGCAGAGCCTCCCAGGAGCTCTTAGGAGGACagacaaaccacacacacacacacacacacacacacacgcaaagcaggcaggtggtctTTCAAGCGGAGGAGCTTGGGCTGGTCTGACCAACCGCCTGTCAGTCTCTGTTGGTGGCCGTCAGGATCAGTCAGGTCCTTGGGGTGACCAGGCAGGGCCTCAGCCTCATTTGGGGGTGGGTTCCCTTGCATAGCCACCTCCCCTGGGACTTCCTCCCTCTGTAGCACCTTCACACCTCACACCATTTTAATAATATCTGACATTTGGATAGCACTTCCCAGTCTACCAAATGCCCCACAGACACGATCTCATCTGATCCTTAGCCATCCAGGGTACTGGTTCTTAAGCCCCCATTTTATGGGTGAGGAACTAAGGCTCAGAGGTGCAATGATCAAGGTACCATCCTACCAGGTGGCAAAGCTGAGCTGGAGCACACTAACGCTGTGCTCTTTTGGTTCTGGGATAGCCAGAGGGACTAGGAATGGATCCTGCGCCCTGAAAGCAGCCATGGGACCCATGCAGGGCCCAGTGCTTGCTAGAATTAGGAAGGAGATCCAGAGATCATGGGGAGGGTAGGGGAGAGCACTGGGCTCTACCCTGGAGAACTGGAGTCTGGGCCTAGCTATTCTATCGCTCATCGAGTGACCTTGTGTAAGTTGCTTTCTCCTTTCctaaagcctcagtttccctttttgtAAAACTGAGGTGGCCTGGGTGATCTCCGAAATTCTTCAAGCAGAGAAGcaaactgcccccccccccccccccggcctcaTCCCAGCAAGATCTAATTTCCCATTGCCCTGAGAGCTATCCAGATCTTCCTGCTGGGGCCTCCAGGCACAAGGTGGGGCTAAGCTACAGAGGGCTCTGCCAGACCAGCCACAGACCTGTTCGGTTTCATTGCCACAGATGCCACAACTCAGTGTTCCAGGCATTTCCAGGTCCCTGGACTCCTCAGTGCTGAGGGTTGGAGGAAGGACACAGGGAACCAGGAGCTGATCACTTGCTGGAGAGAACAAAACATTGCTATTTTTTATGCCCTCTCAAGAGTgtgggctggggagcagggaacTCAGCCTGGGGAGGGAGAGTGGCGGCTGCTGGGAAGCCGGGCAGATGAACTGTGTGCCATTGTCTGGGTTATGGGAATGTGCTGCTGCACAGGGGCTCTGGCCTTGtgtctttaatatttaattcacCTCCATGAGCTCAGCAAGGGTTCTGCTGAGATGCTTCCTCAAAGAATGGCCCAGAGGCCTGGCACCTTTGGGGCCATCTGGGGAGAAGCAAGATGATAGCCGAATAGTTAGACTCAGTCCTCCCTAGGAGGAAAGGAATCCAGGCAATCTGGTGCTTTCCACTGGAAAATCTTACATGGGCAATCTGTCATTAGTTTCATTACCAAGGGAAGCCCCTTCCCCCTTACTTCCCTTCTCCACCCTCATTCCCCTTAAAGCTGGGAGGCAGTGGAGGCTAAGACAGTACAGAAGCACACTTCAGCCctgaggaaatgggagaggggTTGGTGTGAAGGATCTAGCAGATCCTTCCCATTGGGAACAATGGGATCTCCCATTGTTGGCAACTGACCAGCTCCCTCAGTAAGATTCTTGGATCTAAGGCAATGTGGGGCAGAAATAATAGGACAGTCAAAAAGTCAGGGCAGCCAGCACCAGAATTCTTGCAATAGAGGTATGGTCCACAGAACCCTCCTTCTTCGAGGTGGCAGAGGccttgggaaactgagacctgGCCTTGCCCAGGGCCATATAGGTGAGTTAATGAGATCCCAGACCCCTTATGCTTGATCCAGCCTTTTCCCCTTACGCCCGAGTCCTAATGTTACCTGTGCTACGTGATAATCAGAATAATTCATCTTTATGTAACACTTTGACATCTTCATCTCAAGCAACCCCAAGAGATGGGTGTTCCTATCCCTATTTGACAGTTAAGAAAACCAAGACTGGAGAGCTTGAATGCCTGTCTCTGTGCCCCTGGGC comes from Neovison vison isolate M4711 chromosome 8, ASM_NN_V1, whole genome shotgun sequence and encodes:
- the KIF3C gene encoding kinesin-like protein KIF3C isoform X2, with the translated sequence MASKTKASEALKVVARCRPLSRKEEAAGHEQILTMDVKLGQVTLRNPRAAPGELPKSFTFDAVYDASSKQADLYDETVRPLVDSVLQGFNGTVFAYGQTGTGKTYTMQGTWVEPELRGVIPNAFEHIFTHISRSQNQQYLVRASYLEIYQEEIRDLLSKEPGKRLELKENPETGVYIKDLSSFVTKNVKEIEHVMNLGNQTRAVGSTHMNEVSSRSHAIFVITVECSERGSDGQDHIRVGKLNLVDLAGSERQNKTGPNAAGGTATQSTGSGSGGGGGSGSGGGGGGGGGGGERPKEASKINLSLSALGNVIAALAGNRSTHIPYRDSKLTRLLQDSLGGNAKTIMVATLGPASHSYDESLSTLRFANRAKNIKNKPRVNEDPKDTLLREFQEEIARLKAQLEKKGMLGKRLRRKSSRRKKAVSAPAGYPEGPAIEAWVAEEEDDNNNNHRPPQPILESALDKNMENYLQEQKERLEEEKAAIQDDRSLVSEEKQKLLEEKEKMLEDLRREQQATELLAAKYKAMESKLLIGGRNIMDHTNEQQKMLELKRQEIAEQKRREREMQQEMLLRDEETMELRGTYTSLQQEVEVKTKKLKKLYAKLQAVKAEIQDQHDEYIRVRQDLEEAQNEQTRELKLKYLIIENFIPPEEKNKIMNRLFLDCEEEQWKFQPLVPAGVNNSQMKKRPTSAVGYKRPISQYARVAMAMGSHPRYRAENIMFLELDVSPPAVFEMEFSHDQEQDPRALHMERLMRLDSFLERPSTSKVRKSRCQAPQRPPASTPHASLASAALHPTTVLDHE
- the KIF3C gene encoding kinesin-like protein KIF3C isoform X1 — protein: MASKTKASEALKVVARCRPLSRKEEAAGHEQILTMDVKLGQVTLRNPRAAPGELPKSFTFDAVYDASSKQADLYDETVRPLVDSVLQGFNGTVFAYGQTGTGKTYTMQGTWVEPELRGVIPNAFEHIFTHISRSQNQQYLVRASYLEIYQEEIRDLLSKEPGKRLELKENPETGVYIKDLSSFVTKNVKEIEHVMNLGNQTRAVGSTHMNEVSSRSHAIFVITVECSERGSDGQDHIRVGKLNLVDLAGSERQNKTGPNAAGGTATQSTGSGSGGGGGSGSGGGGGGGGGGGERPKEASKINLSLSALGNVIAALAGNRSTHIPYRDSKLTRLLQDSLGGNAKTIMVATLGPASHSYDESLSTLRFANRAKNIKNKPRVNEDPKDTLLREFQEEIARLKAQLEKKGMLGKRLRRKSSRRKKAVSAPAGYPEGPAIEAWVAEEEDDNNNNHRPPQPILESALDKNMENYLQEQKERLEEEKAAIQDDRSLVSEEKQKLLEEKEKMLEDLRREQQATELLAAKYKAMESKLLIGGRNIMDHTNEQQKMLELKRQEIAEQKRREREMQQEMLLRDEETMELRGTYTSLQQEVEVKTKKLKKLYAKLQAVKAEIQDQHDEYIRVRQDLEEAQNEQTRELKLKYLIIENFIPPEEKNKIMNRLFLDCEEEQWKFQPLVPAGVNNSQMKKRPTSAVGYKRPISQYARVAMAMGSHPRYRAENIMFLELDVSPPAVFEMEFSHDQEQDPRALHMERLMRLDSFLERPSTSKVRKSRSWCQAPQRPPASTPHASLASAALHPTTVLDHE